A genomic region of Catalinimonas niigatensis contains the following coding sequences:
- a CDS encoding pseudouridine synthase: MSQHRHFILHKPFGYLSQFVNHQNRRKNKKLLGALHDFPEGTMAIGRLDEDSEGLLLLTTDGKVSMQVRSKAVEKEYYAQVDGQITPEAIAQLIEGVTIGTGSKQYRAVACAASVLDPAPDFGARGKSIRDERHGPTSWLSITLTEGKFRQVRRMTAAVGFPTLRLVRIRIGNISLDQLPPGQVVEVNDFQAALE; the protein is encoded by the coding sequence ATGAGTCAGCACCGTCACTTTATTCTTCATAAGCCTTTTGGGTACCTGTCGCAGTTTGTGAACCACCAGAACAGGCGAAAAAACAAAAAGCTGCTGGGAGCGCTGCATGACTTTCCCGAGGGCACGATGGCCATTGGCCGCCTGGATGAGGACTCTGAAGGTTTGCTGCTACTCACCACCGATGGCAAAGTGAGTATGCAGGTGCGCAGCAAAGCAGTGGAGAAAGAGTATTATGCCCAGGTGGATGGCCAAATCACCCCGGAGGCTATTGCACAGCTTATAGAGGGCGTTACTATAGGGACAGGCAGCAAGCAGTATAGGGCAGTCGCCTGTGCAGCAAGTGTTTTAGACCCGGCACCGGACTTTGGGGCACGCGGCAAAAGCATCAGAGACGAAAGACATGGCCCCACCAGCTGGCTGTCCATCACCCTCACCGAAGGCAAGTTCAGGCAGGTCCGCAGAATGACGGCAGCAGTGGGCTTTCCTACTTTAAGGTTGGTTCGCATCCGTATTGGTAATATCAGCCTGGATCAGTTGCCCCCCGGGCAGGTCGTTGAAGTGAACGACTTCCAGGCTGCGCTGGAATAA
- a CDS encoding DUF5615 family PIN-like protein — MKLLLDENLPKKLKFDFSEHEIYTVSDKGWNSKKNGELLKLMLEEEFDVLFTFDRNLQFQQNFRKYPIAVIVLNAQDNAYITLKELVPQIKEVLNKNLPTGPTEIKARA; from the coding sequence ATGAAGCTGTTGCTTGACGAAAATCTCCCTAAAAAATTGAAATTTGATTTTTCTGAACATGAAATTTATACTGTTTCGGATAAAGGATGGAATAGCAAAAAGAATGGGGAGTTATTGAAATTAATGTTAGAAGAGGAATTTGATGTACTCTTTACCTTTGATAGAAATTTACAATTCCAGCAAAACTTCCGTAAATATCCGATAGCAGTTATTGTGTTGAATGCCCAGGATAATGCTTACATCACACTAAAGGAACTTGTTCCACAAATAAAGGAAGTGCTAAATAAAAACCTACCCACTGGACCGACAGAAATAAAAGCCAGAGCATAG
- a CDS encoding DUF433 domain-containing protein, with amino-acid sequence MKDLKKYITVDPEIQQGQPVFSGTRVPVETLFWHLEKGISTDEFLEDFPSVTKEQVIGVIGIAHKIITSGNISEIYEAVA; translated from the coding sequence ATGAAAGATTTAAAAAAATACATTACTGTTGACCCTGAGATCCAGCAAGGCCAACCCGTATTTAGTGGAACTCGTGTTCCAGTAGAAACCTTATTCTGGCACTTGGAAAAGGGGATTTCTACAGATGAATTTTTAGAGGATTTCCCAAGTGTAACTAAAGAGCAGGTAATAGGTGTGATCGGAATTGCCCATAAGATCATAACTTCGGGAAATATCAGTGAAATTTATGAAGCTGTTGCTTGA
- a CDS encoding RNA polymerase sigma factor, with protein MTPHALIPHLFRTEFSKITAVLCKHFGIAYMEMAEDMASETFVTALETWPRQGIPENPTAWLYAVAKNKARNYISRHAHFTREVSRQLKDASTGIQEVEIDLSDTNIKDSQLQMLFVIGHPALSAEAQIALSLRILCGFGIDEIADAFLTSKETINKRLYRAREKLRNEQVKLLVPPESEINKRLDTVLTTLYLLFNEGYYSESQASVLRKELCLEAMRLNYLLIENERTNLPPVNALLALMCFHASRFEARKNDRGEMILYHDQDETLWNEALIAKGVYFFHQASQGNSLSKYHLEAGIAYWHTKKEDTEEKWKHILQLYDHLLQTAYSPIAALNRTFALSKVKGKTVAIAEAERLDLDDNHYYFTLLGELYSDIDKAKAKVNFQKALTLAKTSTDRETIQRKMERLSLTPNL; from the coding sequence ATGACACCACACGCCCTTATTCCCCATTTATTCAGAACCGAGTTTAGTAAGATCACAGCAGTGCTCTGTAAGCATTTTGGCATAGCGTATATGGAGATGGCAGAAGATATGGCCAGCGAAACCTTTGTCACTGCCCTTGAAACATGGCCTCGCCAGGGTATTCCTGAAAATCCTACTGCCTGGCTGTACGCAGTAGCTAAAAACAAGGCCAGGAATTATATCAGTCGCCACGCCCACTTTACCCGGGAAGTAAGCAGGCAGCTTAAGGATGCCTCTACTGGCATACAGGAAGTAGAGATTGACTTATCAGATACCAACATCAAAGATAGCCAGTTGCAGATGCTGTTTGTCATTGGTCATCCGGCCCTATCTGCCGAAGCACAGATTGCTTTGTCGCTGCGTATACTTTGCGGTTTCGGCATAGATGAAATTGCCGATGCTTTCCTGACCTCTAAAGAAACCATCAACAAAAGGCTGTACAGAGCCCGGGAAAAACTGCGAAATGAACAGGTAAAACTACTAGTGCCTCCTGAATCAGAAATCAACAAACGGCTGGATACCGTACTCACTACTTTATACCTGCTCTTCAACGAAGGTTACTACTCAGAAAGCCAGGCCAGTGTGTTGCGCAAAGAGCTTTGCCTGGAAGCCATGCGCCTGAATTATCTGCTCATAGAAAACGAGCGCACCAACCTGCCTCCGGTCAATGCCTTGCTTGCGTTGATGTGTTTTCATGCTTCCCGCTTTGAAGCCCGAAAAAATGACAGGGGAGAGATGATATTGTACCATGACCAGGACGAAACGCTCTGGAATGAAGCCTTAATTGCCAAAGGCGTTTACTTTTTTCATCAGGCATCGCAGGGGAATAGTCTTTCAAAGTACCATCTGGAAGCAGGTATTGCCTACTGGCATACGAAAAAAGAAGATACTGAGGAAAAGTGGAAACATATCTTACAGCTTTATGACCATTTGCTGCAAACTGCTTACTCACCCATTGCCGCACTCAACCGGACTTTTGCCCTTTCTAAGGTGAAAGGAAAAACAGTAGCGATTGCCGAAGCAGAGCGCTTGGACTTAGACGACAATCACTACTACTTTACCCTGCTGGGTGAACTCTACAGCGACATAGACAAGGCTAAGGCCAAAGTAAATTTCCAGAAAGCCCTTACTTTGGCCAAAACTTCTACCGACAGAGAAACTATCCAAAGGAAAATGGAGCGTTTGTCATTAACGCCCAACTTGTAG
- a CDS encoding YciI family protein — protein sequence MDEFLLIFRHEDGGKVASPEQMQSWMKQTMDWMESIAAQDKLVSHGNGLSFDDSRVVKHNHVVTNGPFGEIKETIGGYIIVRAASVDEAVAFAKGSPVLQGEGNSVEVRKIAKYDGLH from the coding sequence ATGGACGAATTTCTTTTGATTTTCAGACACGAAGATGGTGGTAAAGTAGCTTCACCCGAACAAATGCAAAGCTGGATGAAGCAGACGATGGACTGGATGGAAAGTATTGCTGCACAGGATAAACTGGTTAGTCATGGCAATGGACTATCTTTTGACGACAGCAGGGTGGTAAAGCACAATCATGTGGTGACCAACGGACCTTTTGGGGAGATCAAAGAAACCATAGGTGGCTACATCATCGTCAGGGCAGCATCTGTAGACGAAGCCGTGGCGTTTGCCAAGGGCAGCCCGGTGTTGCAGGGAGAAGGCAACAGTGTGGAAGTGCGGAAGATCGCAAAATACGATGGTTTACACTAA
- a CDS encoding substrate-binding domain-containing protein: MSNRITIKVTGVPEHFNLPWHLAREEGAFAQEGIDVQWQDAPGGTGAMMQALQSGEADVAIALTEGVVASIVKGTAARIVQVFVQSPLTWGIHVAANSGFRQLEDLRRRRFAISRPTSGSHLMAFVLAQQKGWDSSGIAFVEVGGMEGARQALAQEEADAFMWEKFMTKPIVDQGEFRRIGEIDTPWPCFVVAVRNEVLESKGEAVQRMLRVVNQYAADFKQRADALPLISKGFHLSEEDAASWLSKTEWGDGQPVDKGMLLKVMQTLQELGAIDQSSAVEAIFVQQ, from the coding sequence ATGTCTAATCGCATAACAATCAAAGTAACAGGTGTTCCTGAACATTTTAACTTGCCCTGGCATCTGGCGCGGGAAGAAGGTGCTTTTGCCCAAGAAGGGATAGATGTACAGTGGCAGGATGCCCCGGGCGGAACCGGCGCGATGATGCAGGCGCTACAGTCTGGTGAAGCCGATGTTGCCATTGCCCTCACCGAAGGGGTAGTGGCAAGCATCGTCAAAGGAACAGCCGCCAGGATTGTGCAGGTGTTCGTCCAGTCACCCCTGACCTGGGGTATTCATGTGGCAGCTAATTCCGGCTTCCGGCAGTTGGAAGATCTGAGGAGAAGGCGATTCGCCATCAGCCGTCCTACCTCTGGTTCGCACCTCATGGCCTTTGTATTGGCGCAGCAAAAAGGATGGGATAGTTCAGGGATTGCCTTTGTGGAAGTGGGAGGCATGGAAGGTGCCCGCCAGGCCCTGGCTCAGGAAGAAGCCGATGCCTTTATGTGGGAGAAATTCATGACCAAACCTATCGTAGACCAGGGGGAGTTCAGACGTATCGGTGAGATTGATACTCCCTGGCCCTGCTTTGTGGTGGCTGTCCGTAACGAGGTGCTGGAAAGCAAAGGTGAAGCCGTTCAGCGCATGCTCAGAGTAGTGAATCAATACGCAGCAGATTTTAAGCAAAGAGCCGATGCATTGCCACTGATCAGCAAAGGGTTTCATTTATCGGAAGAGGATGCTGCATCCTGGCTCAGCAAAACTGAGTGGGGCGATGGTCAGCCGGTGGATAAAGGGATGCTGCTAAAGGTGATGCAGACTTTACAGGAACTGGGTGCAATTGATCAGTCATCGGCAGTAGAAGCTATTTTTGTACAGCAGTAA
- the modA gene encoding molybdate ABC transporter substrate-binding protein, with translation MVSIVLLSALIAGLLHSPVQAQGNTVKVAVAANLLLPMQEVKKLYEKKFESELILIPGSSGKLTAQIINGAPYDIFLSADMKYPRQIFDEGHALSEPEVLVRGQLVFWSKTKPAEPLEKWLSTSDNIKSIAIAQPELAPYGQRAQDWLNEKDIYEVVLPKVIFGESIGQVNQYIRSGTVEAAFTAISAMQAKEVKDIGYWQTLNVNSGDPSQLDHGLVLLENAVADEYTINQFLEFIKSPIADKVFQDFGYEVPQ, from the coding sequence TTGGTATCCATTGTCCTGCTATCAGCGCTTATTGCAGGACTTTTGCATTCTCCGGTGCAGGCGCAGGGCAATACTGTAAAGGTAGCGGTTGCAGCCAACCTGCTCCTACCCATGCAGGAAGTGAAGAAACTGTACGAAAAAAAGTTTGAAAGCGAGCTGATTCTGATTCCAGGTTCATCAGGTAAACTTACTGCCCAGATCATCAATGGAGCTCCTTATGATATCTTTCTGTCAGCTGATATGAAATATCCCCGTCAAATCTTTGACGAAGGCCATGCCTTAAGTGAACCGGAAGTGTTGGTAAGAGGACAATTGGTGTTCTGGAGCAAAACAAAACCCGCTGAGCCCCTGGAAAAGTGGCTGTCAACGTCTGACAACATCAAATCCATTGCCATTGCCCAGCCAGAACTGGCACCTTACGGGCAGCGGGCCCAGGACTGGCTGAACGAAAAAGACATTTATGAAGTGGTACTTCCCAAAGTGATCTTCGGAGAAAGTATCGGGCAGGTGAATCAATACATTCGTTCAGGAACTGTTGAGGCCGCTTTCACGGCGATCTCCGCCATGCAGGCCAAAGAGGTGAAAGACATTGGCTACTGGCAAACCCTTAACGTAAATAGCGGCGATCCAAGCCAGCTTGATCATGGCCTGGTACTGCTGGAAAATGCCGTTGCTGATGAATACACCATCAACCAGTTTCTGGAATTCATTAAATCTCCCATAGCTGATAAGGTTTTTCAGGATTTTGGTTACGAAGTACCTCAATGA
- the modB gene encoding molybdate ABC transporter permease subunit codes for MADLLQPFVLSLQLAFVTTLLLFIISIPLVYAIYFHSGPTKPLLKAIVSMPLVLPPTVLGYYLLIFLRPEGWLGQLSQQLFDIRLVFSFPGLVIGSLIFSLPFMVNPILSAIENLPLSYKEAAYTLGKSRWNTLWHVLLPNVKSSVVVGLVMTFAHTIGEFGVILMIGGNIPGETRVASIAIYNEVEMLNFDNADLYAGILLAFSFVVLLIVYMYQNQRPQGVI; via the coding sequence ATGGCCGATCTCCTACAACCTTTTGTACTCAGCCTTCAATTGGCATTTGTAACCACCCTACTGCTGTTTATCATAAGCATTCCACTGGTATATGCTATTTATTTTCACAGCGGCCCCACCAAACCTTTGCTCAAAGCGATTGTCAGTATGCCCCTGGTACTGCCTCCTACTGTGCTAGGCTACTACTTGCTTATTTTCCTGCGTCCGGAAGGTTGGTTGGGTCAACTGAGTCAGCAGCTATTTGATATCCGACTGGTATTCAGCTTTCCCGGTTTGGTCATAGGTTCTTTGATTTTCAGTCTGCCCTTTATGGTCAATCCTATTTTATCGGCAATAGAGAATCTTCCTTTATCTTACAAAGAGGCCGCTTACACGTTGGGCAAATCCCGCTGGAATACTCTTTGGCATGTTTTGCTGCCTAATGTCAAATCTTCTGTGGTAGTAGGTCTGGTGATGACCTTTGCCCATACCATTGGAGAATTTGGTGTGATCCTGATGATAGGCGGTAACATTCCCGGTGAGACCAGAGTAGCCTCCATTGCGATATACAACGAAGTGGAGATGCTGAATTTTGACAATGCTGATCTGTACGCAGGCATACTACTGGCTTTTTCTTTTGTAGTTTTACTGATCGTCTATATGTATCAAAACCAAAGGCCGCAGGGTGTCATATGA
- a CDS encoding ATP-binding cassette domain-containing protein: protein MIEVSLHKSLMGSEGKVSLQLQFAMPFHAIWAIMGPSGAGKTSVLKMLAGLMKPNQGHIYVDGQCWFDSQQQVWKKPQQRSIGFVFQDYALFPNMNVRQNLEYALPSSSPKNLIDEVLELMHMEKLQSQKPNKLSGGQQQRVALARAIIRQPQLLLLDEPFAALDRSMREKLQQDLLTLHQRFDTSILLVSHDAMEVARMADKVLELHQGQLIREANPIEILPVITEGLFEGEVVYVDKEQQYFVMLDRRVSGLLRFDSPLHLKIKKGDRIQVNGDQVNIQSDV from the coding sequence ATGATTGAGGTATCGCTTCATAAATCCCTGATGGGTAGCGAAGGCAAAGTTTCTTTGCAACTGCAATTTGCTATGCCATTCCACGCCATATGGGCGATTATGGGGCCATCCGGTGCCGGTAAGACCAGCGTACTTAAAATGCTGGCCGGACTGATGAAGCCTAATCAGGGGCATATTTATGTAGATGGGCAGTGCTGGTTTGACAGTCAGCAACAAGTGTGGAAGAAACCTCAGCAGCGCAGTATAGGCTTTGTGTTTCAGGACTATGCCCTCTTTCCCAATATGAATGTACGCCAGAACCTGGAATACGCGCTGCCATCATCCTCTCCGAAAAATCTGATAGACGAGGTACTGGAGCTTATGCATATGGAAAAGCTTCAGTCTCAAAAACCTAATAAGCTCTCCGGTGGGCAGCAGCAGCGGGTAGCTTTGGCAAGAGCGATTATCCGCCAGCCTCAACTCCTGCTGCTGGATGAACCCTTTGCCGCCCTGGATCGCAGCATGCGGGAAAAACTTCAGCAGGATCTTCTTACGTTACACCAAAGGTTTGATACAAGCATTTTACTGGTCAGTCATGATGCTATGGAGGTAGCGCGTATGGCAGACAAAGTATTGGAACTCCATCAGGGGCAGTTGATACGAGAAGCCAATCCTATAGAAATTCTTCCCGTGATCACTGAAGGCTTATTTGAAGGAGAAGTAGTCTATGTTGATAAGGAGCAACAGTACTTTGTGATGCTGGATAGAAGAGTTTCGGGATTGCTGCGGTTTGATTCACCTCTCCATCTGAAAATCAAGAAGGGAGATCGGATTCAGGTAAATGGAGATCAAGTTAATATTCAATCCGATGTATAA
- a CDS encoding DUF4212 domain-containing protein has product MKRTKMQDYWRHNLKYLAILLSIWFVCSYGFGILLADELNQIKMGGFKLGFWFAQQGSIYIFVVIIFIYVWLMNRLDKKYEVDEVE; this is encoded by the coding sequence ATGAAAAGAACAAAAATGCAGGATTACTGGCGCCATAATCTTAAGTATCTGGCTATACTTTTATCCATTTGGTTTGTCTGCTCCTACGGCTTTGGAATACTGCTGGCCGATGAGCTGAATCAAATCAAAATGGGGGGGTTTAAACTGGGCTTTTGGTTCGCTCAGCAGGGCTCCATTTATATCTTTGTGGTTATCATCTTCATTTATGTCTGGCTGATGAACCGCCTGGACAAAAAATATGAAGTAGACGAAGTGGAGTAG
- a CDS encoding histidine kinase dimerization/phosphoacceptor domain -containing protein, translating into MKESKQPQKVPVKISSFKNELENFSAFQALHMLKQNISDCYCITDEEGFIVDVNEKFCRTLEYQENELLGKKISDLLSSEIRPYALMLHHEYIWERSHENQADWPYQTKSENTILLHSTTTRLLTSEHRRFKLEVLYLQPSQPSKEPQQDKVIRKIQHQFKNTLHEVSGLLHLQAAPLQGEAREAILLAHLRITAISIAFELLYKSTQPENINLAEYVSKLTDKYRQDFEIQIEHDTLHWPVDKTYALGIILVEFLSSGKDKRMPKQQLKIEGKNLQSHYHLKIRGNDCFSPVLSHFSNQLIQALGKQLQAKLEIQNHDNVGLSIACRL; encoded by the coding sequence ATGAAAGAATCCAAGCAACCCCAAAAAGTCCCTGTTAAGATCAGTAGCTTTAAAAACGAACTTGAGAACTTTAGTGCTTTTCAGGCGTTGCATATGCTCAAACAGAACATCAGCGATTGTTACTGCATTACCGATGAGGAAGGCTTTATCGTAGATGTAAATGAGAAGTTCTGTCGTACACTGGAATACCAGGAAAATGAGTTGCTGGGAAAAAAAATCTCCGATTTACTTTCATCCGAAATACGTCCTTATGCCCTTATGCTCCATCATGAATACATTTGGGAGCGATCCCATGAAAACCAGGCCGACTGGCCTTATCAAACAAAATCCGAAAATACAATACTCCTTCATTCTACCACCACACGCCTGCTTACCTCAGAGCATAGACGATTTAAACTTGAAGTATTGTACCTACAGCCTTCTCAGCCTTCAAAAGAGCCTCAGCAGGATAAAGTGATCAGGAAGATCCAACATCAGTTCAAAAATACATTACATGAAGTAAGCGGACTCTTGCATTTGCAGGCAGCGCCGCTGCAAGGTGAAGCTCGCGAGGCAATTCTTCTGGCGCATTTACGAATTACAGCCATCTCCATCGCCTTTGAACTTCTTTATAAAAGCACTCAGCCCGAAAATATCAATCTGGCAGAGTATGTAAGCAAGCTAACGGACAAATACCGACAGGATTTTGAAATACAGATAGAACACGATACCCTCCACTGGCCAGTGGACAAAACCTATGCTTTGGGTATTATTTTAGTGGAGTTTCTGAGCAGTGGGAAAGATAAGCGCATGCCTAAGCAGCAGCTCAAGATTGAAGGGAAAAACTTGCAATCACATTATCATCTTAAAATCAGAGGTAATGATTGTTTCAGTCCTGTTCTTTCCCATTTTAGCAACCAACTGATCCAGGCTTTAGGAAAACAATTACAGGCAAAGCTGGAAATACAAAATCATGACAATGTAGGATTGAGCATAGCATGTAGATTATGA
- a CDS encoding Gfo/Idh/MocA family protein: MDTFSDFREMISRTDIDRVIIVTPDHWHALASIGSADAKKHVYCEKPLSLTVAEERVTSGSQK; the protein is encoded by the coding sequence GTGGATACTTTCAGTGACTTCCGAGAAATGATCAGTCGTACAGACATAGACAGAGTGATCATTGTTACTCCTGATCATTGGCACGCTCTGGCTTCTATTGGCTCTGCCGATGCCAAAAAACATGTATACTGTGAGAAGCCATTATCACTTACTGTTGCTGAGGAAAGGGTCACAAGCGGCTCGCAAAAATAA
- a CDS encoding Gfo/Idh/MocA family oxidoreductase, giving the protein MMTDWGAHLFDIAQWALDMDQSGPVEIIPPDGKNAETLTYVYANGIPMTREDFGKGNAVRFIGSEGTIEVSRSFLNMPENLKYQSIDLNDNHLYRSIDHYRDWLNCIKTGEKPICDVEIGHCTASICNIGNIAYELSRPLK; this is encoded by the coding sequence ATGATGACCGACTGGGGAGCTCATCTGTTTGATATTGCTCAGTGGGCATTGGATATGGATCAATCAGGACCAGTAGAAATCATTCCTCCGGATGGAAAAAATGCAGAAACGCTTACTTATGTCTATGCTAATGGTATTCCTATGACCAGGGAAGACTTCGGAAAGGGCAACGCTGTACGATTTATTGGATCGGAAGGTACTATTGAAGTTAGCCGTAGTTTTTTAAACATGCCAGAAAACCTCAAGTACCAATCCATTGACCTCAATGATAACCATTTATATCGCAGTATAGACCATTATCGGGACTGGCTCAACTGCATCAAGACAGGAGAAAAGCCTATTTGTGATGTTGAGATAGGGCATTGTACTGCATCAATCTGTAATATAGGCAATATTGCTTATGAGTTAAGTCGTCCATTAAAGTAG
- a CDS encoding carboxypeptidase-like regulatory domain-containing protein has product MKYIFLLILFVLFSPLTLLAQQGKDTTIRLSGTIVDAENQAIPFATISIVDSGKGVVSDEEGFFFIRFPKKDTLVLSTVAHEPQYLYFGDTATTDNYDLKIRLGEQTYALEEVTIFAFKDEYAFKKAVLAMDDLPEEKQIAIPGSYYGPRKEVKASPLSPVSFIADKLSKRARYEREAREKIATSRQANAVAQKYNHELVRKVTGLREEKLEEFMMYCRMKEVFVDQPNEYQVILAINQCYNDFKSEQSMQ; this is encoded by the coding sequence ATGAAATATATATTTCTCCTGATTCTTTTTGTACTTTTTAGCCCTTTGACGTTGTTGGCCCAACAAGGGAAGGATACAACCATCCGGCTATCAGGAACAATTGTTGATGCTGAAAATCAAGCGATTCCTTTTGCCACCATTTCCATTGTTGATAGCGGAAAAGGTGTAGTAAGTGATGAGGAAGGCTTTTTCTTTATTCGTTTTCCCAAAAAAGATACCTTGGTTCTTTCTACTGTCGCGCATGAGCCTCAATATTTATATTTTGGTGATACAGCGACTACCGATAATTACGATCTGAAAATCAGGCTTGGAGAGCAAACCTATGCGCTTGAGGAAGTAACTATATTTGCTTTCAAAGACGAGTATGCTTTTAAAAAAGCAGTATTAGCCATGGATGATTTACCTGAAGAAAAACAGATTGCCATTCCTGGCTCTTACTATGGCCCACGCAAGGAAGTAAAAGCTTCTCCTCTTAGTCCAGTCTCTTTCATTGCTGACAAATTGAGTAAAAGGGCGCGCTATGAAAGGGAAGCTCGTGAGAAAATTGCTACTTCCCGTCAGGCCAATGCAGTTGCACAAAAATACAATCATGAGTTAGTAAGAAAAGTAACTGGCTTACGGGAAGAAAAACTGGAGGAATTTATGATGTATTGTCGGATGAAGGAAGTCTTTGTTGATCAGCCAAACGAATATCAGGTGATTTTGGCTATCAATCAATGCTATAATGACTTCAAGAGTGAGCAATCTATGCAATAA